The nucleotide sequence GCTTCCTGCGGCGCCTCGCCGTCGCGCCGTTCTGAGGAGGGAGCGAATGCACGCGGATCTCCAGATTGGCGGGGTGCTGATCTCCCCCTTCGTCGCCTACGCGCTCGGCGCCTTCGCGATCCTCGCCGCCTTGCGCCCGCTCCTCACCCGGATCCGCTTTGGCCGTTACGTGGCGAACCCGCCGCTGGCCGAGGCCGGCATCTACGTCTGCATTCTCGCCCTGCTGGTGGTGCTGCTCTGATGGCCGACGAGGACGATCCGAAAGCGGGCCGCGCGGCCGAACCCGGCGCCGCCGGCACCCCGGACGCCGAGCCGCCCGCGCTTCGGGAGAAGAGGTCGCCCCGCGGCGGCCGGGCGCGCAAGCTCCTGCGGATCGGGGCGACCGCCGCGATCCTCATCCTCGCCCTCGCGGCGGCGGCCGTGGTCTGGCACTTCTACGTCACGGCGCCCTGGACCCGGGACGGGCGCGTGCGCGTCCAGGTGGCCGCCGTCGCGCCCCAGGTCTCGGGCCAGATCGTGGCGCTGAAGGTCGTCGACAACCAGGCGGTGAAGCGCGGCGACGTGCTCTACAGGATCGATCCGTTCGACTTCGAGGTCGCGGTCGCGCAGGCCGAGGCCGAGGTGAAGAACCGCGAGGCCGACCTGCAGGTGAAGAATGCCCAGTCCGCGCGGCGGCAGGCGCTGACCACCGTCTCGACCTCGGTCGAGGAGAAGCAGCAATACGCGGGCACCGCCAAGATCGCCGAGGCCGCGCTGGAGACCGCCAAGGCGCAGCTCTCCCAGGCGCAGATCAACCTGAAGCGCACAGAGGTGCGCGCGCCGGTCAACGGGCGCGTGACCAACCTGCTGCTGCGCGAGGGCGACTACGCGACGACCGGCACGGTCAACGTCCGGGTGGTCGATACCGACTCGTTCTGGATCGACGGCTATTTCGAGGAGACGAAGATGGCCAACATCCACGTGAACG is from Methylobacterium radiodurans and encodes:
- a CDS encoding DUF1656 domain-containing protein, which codes for MHADLQIGGVLISPFVAYALGAFAILAALRPLLTRIRFGRYVANPPLAEAGIYVCILALLVVLL
- a CDS encoding efflux RND transporter periplasmic adaptor subunit: MMADEDDPKAGRAAEPGAAGTPDAEPPALREKRSPRGGRARKLLRIGATAAILILALAAAAVVWHFYVTAPWTRDGRVRVQVAAVAPQVSGQIVALKVVDNQAVKRGDVLYRIDPFDFEVAVAQAEAEVKNREADLQVKNAQSARRQALTTVSTSVEEKQQYAGTAKIAEAALETAKAQLSQAQINLKRTEVRAPVNGRVTNLLLREGDYATTGTVNVRVVDTDSFWIDGYFEETKMANIHVNDPAEMQLMGFEPALKGTVESITLGIATANASTSTQGLPNVDPVYTWVRLAQRVPVRIRIDHVPEGVPLVAGMTATVVVNNGVGSRPAWFADLGRTIGGTR